The Pieris rapae chromosome 16, ilPieRapa1.1, whole genome shotgun sequence genome includes a region encoding these proteins:
- the LOC110996840 gene encoding protein arginine methyltransferase NDUFAF7 homolog, mitochondrial — protein MNYRNIYRLFNKRVILSSICKRTKGYVVVKRPDPKTLKMPTLTEAPSILDIIKEKVRLNGPITVAEYMHIVITNPTEGYYMKKDVIGQQGDFVTSPEISQLFGEVLAIWFFSETRKMGPGKPLQIVELGPGNGTLMIDVLRVLNKLKYKPNEFSIHLVEISSTMQLLQANKLCASHKESDIELPYNREGVTVSGIKVYWYNDLKKVPQNFSWYIAHEFFDVLPIHKFEKTEKGWREILIDLDENQKLYYRISAEETPSVKMLIRPPLNGGDRMDLEISPRALGIGRQLAQRVDEFGGLALIADYGHEGEKGDTFRAFHQHKLVDPLENPGVSDLTADVDFSQLRVAASMTPGNDNYAIVLGPVKQKDFLERMQAKVRLEVLLTNIKNEEDKEKLMAAYNMLVDPQKMGERFKFMAFYPSSMGEILEKHPPVGFANLDASSE, from the exons ATGAATTATCGAAATATATATCGCCTATTTAATAAACGAGTTATTTTGTCATCGATATGTAAACGAACCAAGGGTTATGTCGTTGTGAAAAGACCAGATCCAAAAACTCTCAAAATGCCCACATTAACAGAGGCACCTAGTATTctagatataataaaagaaaaagttcGCCTTAACGGTCCTATTACAGTAGCTGAATATATGCATATCGTGATAACGAACCCTACAGAAGGATATTACATGAAAAAAGATGTAATTGGACAGCAAGGTGACTTTGTCACCTCTCCTGAAATTAGTCAATTATTTGGCGAGGTCTTAGCTATCTGGTTCTTCTCGGAAACACGCAAGATGGGACCGGGAAAGCCACTACAAATTGTTGAATTAGGTCCAGGCAATGGCACATTGATGATTGATGTCTTAAGG gttttaaataaattgaagtaCAAGCCAAATGAATTTAGTATTCATCTTGTGGAAATATCTTCTACAATGCAGTTGTTACAAGCAAATAAATTGTGTGCAAGCCATAAGGAAAGTGATATTGAATTACCTTATAATAGagag ggTGTAACTGTAAGTGGAATAAAAGTCTATTGGTATAATGATCTAAAAAAGGTTCCACAGAATTTCTCTTGGTACATAGCACATGaattttttgatgttttgCCTATACACAAATTTGAG AAAACTGAAAAAGGGTGGAGGGAAATACTTATTGATTTGGATGAAAATCAAAAGCTGTACTATAGAATATCAGCAGAAGAAACACCAAGTGTTAAGATGCTCATCCGTCCTCCACTGAATGGTGGAGATAGAATGGATCTAGAGATTAGCCCCAGAGCTCTGGGTATTGGAAGGCAGTTAGCCCAGAGAGTTGATGAATTTGGAGGATTAGCCTTAATAGCTGATTATGGACACGAAGGAGAGAAAGGAGATACTTTTAgg GCTTTCCACCAACATAAATTAGTGGACCCATTAGAGAACCCAGGTGTGTCAGATCTCACTGCTGATGTAGATTTCAGTCAATTACGAGTAGCAGCATCTATGACACCTGGGAATGATAACTATGCTATTGTACTTGGACCAGTCAAACAGAAAGACTTCTTGGAAAGAATGCAGGCCAAGGTTCGGTTAGAG GTCCtacttacaaatataaaaaatgaagaagataaagaaaaattaatggCTGCCTATAATATGTTGGTTGATCCGCAGAAAATGGGAgagagatttaaatttatggcATTCTACCCTTCTTCAATGGGGGAGATCTTAGAAAAACATCCACCTGTAGGATTTGCTAATCTTGATGCTAGTAGCGAATAG